The following is a genomic window from Dermacentor variabilis isolate Ectoservices chromosome 11, ASM5094787v1, whole genome shotgun sequence.
GCCGTGCTTGTACAGTCGCTCTAGCAGGTGCATGCAGGCTTGACGCCGCTCTGGGACAAACTCCAGGTAGTTGTCGTGGCTCAAACGCAGCAGAGGGCTGGCGGACTTGGCCAACAACGGGGACACATGCACTACGATGCGGTAGCCCACGTAGTTcaaaagggcaaccatgtccgtTTCGTCAAGTATGGCGGCAAGCTTGGTGACGTAGTCATGGTTCATAACGGCCACGGACGTGTCGCTTTCGAATGTCTCTATGTCTTGAAACAGGATATTGAGGTACGCTTTCCAGTCCCACTTCCCCTTGCTGTCGAGCTGTCCAACGCTTTTCATTCTGTCTGGAAACTCGATGAAGCGTGGTGCCGACATTATGTGGTGGAGCTCCGTCTCAAGGTGGGCTATAGCTTCCGCTTGCTCGGCAACATCTTGCGCCTTGTCGAAGAGTGACAACGCGAGAGTTACCTTTTGAGTAAAATTTTTCGATGGCTCATCGAGGTACGCAAGGTTGTATCTCTTCAGCGTTAGGCTAGGTACGCTGATGTGGACAGTGTATGCGCGATCATCCTCGAAGGGCCTGCGAAGGGACACTCTAGCGAAAGGGAAGACACCGAGGTCTCGGTCCACGAAAGCCGATACCGCGACGATGTTTGAACCCCGCGGAGCCCTTTTGTAGGGCCAATTACCAAGGTTGTATTCTTCCAGGAGAGCTCTCAGGGACGTGAGGTTTTTATCATCTTTCTCTTCGGATTGGCACTTGGGGAGCAAAGAGATGGCCTGATGGAGGAAGACGCCGGGGTACTTGTGGTAACGCTCCTCATTCTCTTTGAGGTAATCCCGAAAGAACCTCTCGAtgtccatcatcatcatgccTGCCGCCCGCTCCCTGTATGCTCTGGACAGCAGGTCCAGGTCGCGAGACGCCCACTGTCGGGAGCAGACGTGACCGTAGAAGTCCACGCACGGGTTTACGACCGGGTCTATTCGGCCTCGCAAGTAGTTCTCGGTCCATAGACACACATCGCTCCGGCAGCTGGACTTGGATGGCACAACTTTCCTTTCTTGCTTGACCAAGTAGCGGCTGTCCACCTCGTGTAGTGAGCCGCTTTCGCCGACGCCGGTGACTGACGCGTTTCCCCAGTGTCGCAGGAATGCCATGGTGTGCTTGAAAAGCGCCATTAGGGCGTCGCCCGGTTGAAACTTGTAGGCGGTAATGGTCACTCCCGCGATGACCACGATGAGGCCAATGCTGCATACGGCCATGTATGGCAGGCGTCGGGGAGAGCGGGGCGCCAGCACTTGCGACCGCGACCGTGTTTGGACAGTCTTGCATTTAGAGTCTGACGGCGGCGCCACCTCAGACAGCTCTGCGGAGCGCGAGCAATCAGAAAGAGGCTGCTCTCCACGGTCGTCCTGTACGTCGCCGTCTCTGTCGTCGGCGATCAGAGACATTGTCGTGTAGCGCAGGCCTAGCTGATCGAGGCtgaagcttcttcttcttctgtggCTTGTGCCCATGATGCCATCACTTGGCACGTGATGCCGATGATGACGTCAGGAACTGTGGCTCATACCAACCGCGGGGGTACCTTCTGAAAATCGGCCGTCGTGTACGGAGAGATTTTCTGGCCTCTTAGCTTTGCAAGAGAAGtaagaaacgaataaataaacaaagaaacacgaAATTAAGAAACATCTGAATCGCATGAGCTATCCCGCTCATTTTGCCTTCTGTGCACGAATAGATCTTTAACACTCTGCCGAATAACCTGTGCCAGCAGTAGCAGACGAAAACTGCAACTGTTGTCACGTACGGGCAAATAACGGTTTTTAACTCGGTGTGACTTCGCTGATTTTAGCTTGAGAGGCAATCTTAAGTTCTACAGCGCTAAGTCCATAGGTATTCTCAAATTTATTCATCATTATAAATTGAAATTCTCCATCCATTTTTTTGGTCAAACCGCCATAGTGGGGAGGAGCCACATAGTTGatagacaacaacaacaacaacaacaacaacaacaacaacaacaacaacaacaacaacaacaacaa
Proteins encoded in this region:
- the LOC142563338 gene encoding neprilysin-1-like, which encodes MGTSHRRRRSFSLDQLGLRYTTMSLIADDRDGDVQDDRGEQPLSDCSRSAELSEVAPPSDSKCKTVQTRSRSQVLAPRSPRRLPYMAVCSIGLIVVIAGVTITAYKFQPGDALMALFKHTMAFLRHWGNASVTGVGESGSLHEVDSRYLVKQERKVVPSKSSCRSDVCLWTENYLRGRIDPVVNPCVDFYGHVCSRQWASRDLDLLSRAYRERAAGMMMMDIERFFRDYLKENEERYHKYPGVFLHQAISLLPKCQSEEKDDKNLTSLRALLEEYNLGNWPYKRAPRGSNIVAVSAFVDRDLGVFPFARVSLRRPFEDDRAYTVHISVPSLTLKRYNLAYLDEPSKNFTQKVTLALSLFDKAQDVAEQAEAIAHLETELHHIMSAPRFIEFPDRMKSVGQLDSKGKWDWKAYLNILFQDIETFESDTSVAVMNHDYVTKLAAILDETDMVALLNYVGYRIVVHVSPLLAKSASPLLRLSHDNYLEFVPERRQACMHLLERLYKHGMRFFGRMTFSKNNSTLLLKHYDYSMSNLEVHLKSSMTDRLLSSSSWLDRSAIGIGVDKIENMRVVFLGSTDDVNTIASYYSFNAQPLDSSHLVESFREIQAGTMNVYWETRPPKEDFDARYDHTALSPGHEYFFGRNMLFIPHASIAFLNDITKNIDPIFFPLILAEIFRGMFGAVDRRGATVDHNLAVATWWNADEISKFSQLELCFQDQYYVDIADLIGDNFEARLRLDENIADNAIIGPLYDMYMKALLSQDGADRLKVSLDGRQLSMEQLFFVLYAVGLCDNPNSDVWKRKLNFSEIPGKLRVNIPLKNFAKFSTAFNCPIGAPMNPTRKCTVW